Within Carassius auratus strain Wakin unplaced genomic scaffold, ASM336829v1 scaf_tig00005511, whole genome shotgun sequence, the genomic segment tgcccggccctaatggccgcaggttccaatctgtgtgccaattttcaagactttttaagcacgttaagggccccaaaagcccccgagacgttggaaaaaaaaaaaaaaataataataataataataataataataataataaaaaataatcctaaggaaaacaataggcctctcgccctttgggcttgagccctaataataataaacgaagcagatacaatagggtcctcacaccttcggtgctcgggccctaataataaacaaagcagatacaagagggtcctcacaccatcggtgctcgggccctaataaacgaagcagatacaatagggtcctcacacctttggtgctcgggccctaataataataaacggagcaattccaatagggtcctcacaccatcggtgctcgggccctaataataataagaaaaagaataatccttaggggaacaatagggctcttcgccccttcgggcttgagccctaataataataataaacagagcaattccaagagggtcctcacaccatcggtgctcgggccctaataaacaaagcagatacaatagggtcctcacaccatcggtgctcgggccctaaaaacaaagcagatacaagagggtcctcgcacctcggtgctcgggccctaaatatgaGCAATTTCCTGTTCATTACTGTGcagctgtttttaaacatttaattcaataaagagattataatttctgtgtaaatgacataaactgaaaaaaagcaacaacatgATATTATTACATACATCTTTATGATAAATTAGTAAAGAGacacatttttctgaaataatgTCAATCAGCCTAAAAAATATGGATCTTAAAATCATCTCCAGTTGGTCaggtaagataaacaatgattattttatttatttatttttagtacaataaaaaacttgtttaaaatataataataacttccATTACTTTTTCTTcttgatattattatattagtttatattacCTTCAGATAATATGAACCTTATAGAGATTTAATGAGTGTGATTAATATCCATCGGTGATCAGAGTTCAGCTAACTATCAATCATACacatatattcagatcaacagtcTGATACTCATTAGATGAAATGATGAAACATGATGAAAGATCTGCAGGAGTAATGAAGCTAAGATCCTCAGAGAGTTATAACTGcagaagagtgtgtgagtgaaggTGTTAGtgaatgtgtgtagatgtgtgttagTTAGAGGATCAGAGAATGACACCATTCCTCTGTCATAGTCCAGATACACTCTCACACGCTCAAGATCCTGCTCAAACTGTCCATATCGCACACTCCAGACATCATTGTTATAGAAATCACGTCCCTTCCTCCGGTTTGATGCTGTAGTGACTCCGAGACTCCAGCATGAGCTCTCTTTAACCTCCACGTCCCAGCAGTGTGTTCCCGAGTTAAACCCCTCTGAAGCCAGGACACAGTCATAGATGTCAAACCTCTCTGGGTTATCAGGAAGAGGTTGTTTGTTCCCGCTGTATTTCACACTGGTCCGATCATCAGACACGACGAGATCTGGATGAGCCGTGTTTGGATCCAGAATCACAGGAGCTGATGAGACACAAtcaacagatgcttttatcctgATGTTCATATAATGATCAAGAGTTGAACCACCGACAGATGATCATGAGTTATGATGTCATATATTTCCTCTGATTGCTGtcagtctctctgtgtgtgatttATCAAGACTGAAAGATACTGCCAGAAACACATAATGAGAAGAGTTTCATCTCATTTACACtctcatttatattaattatagtgAGAAACTGCTTTAAATACTAAATCTTACCTttgaacacaactttacacaGTGCTTTCATATTCAAACGAGATTATCAATATAACAATGCAGAAGAAATAATGTTCATATCCATTTCATTTCCCTCAGTGTTTCTCTTGTAACTGAATGCTGCctaattattgaaataataaataaacagtaggttttattccacaataatacagtaaaaaaataataataataataatcatgttgGTATTGTTAACCATGACtaaaactattaatattttttcattaattaaaataaagtttaaataatataaataataattattagataaaatcaaacagttaaaattaaatgtaaattagaaTAGTTCCCTTggcaaattaatgaaataaattaacatgaaggtttaaaatgactataactgaaatgcaattatatgtataattgtttattattcataattatacATGCTAAATTTGAAGCAATGAAAGTCAAGCACAATCAGTTTTGGGATTGATTATTTCTGAAAGTAAGCGGTTGGTTTTGGTGCAGCAGATGATCTGGTTATTGACTCGATAAAGACAATATTGACTTGATAAAGTTGAAGTCTGTCAATATTGCATCGTttccagtatgtgtgtgtgtgtgtgtgtttgtgtgtgtttgtgtgtgtgtgtgtgtgtgtgtgtgtgagagagagagctcagATCTTCTGCAGTCAGACTCACTGTTCTGGACGATGTCCTgcatcttcttccagactctgaagAGCAGGTTTCCCAAGTATCGTGGCACATGAATCAGAGCTCCAGAAGGAGTCTGTGGATCCGGCTGTGATGAGATCTGGACTCTGGAAGAACATTCAGGATCAGAACTGAAGTCACTTTGgatcagaagcagagagagagaagatcacTCACCTTTCCATCGAGACTGGAAActtctgcagaacaaacacaccattgatcatcaacaggtcaatcaatcaatcaatcaatcaatcaatcaatcaatcaatcaaatggATGATCTGAAATCAGACCTTCAGAAAGCAGACGTCACTGGCGTTCATCATCTCCTCCATGTCTCTGATTGAGTGTGAAAGAGCTGAGATGTGTGTGTTGATctcctccagcttctccttcatcatcttcttcttctgctcctcttcctctctcagtgcagtgattgtagcttcttcttcatctctgagaAACTGATGAAGCGTCTCAAACTGCTGTTTAATCTGACGCTCTGTGTGCTCAGCTTGAGACTGAAATCAAATCACATTCTATACCAACTGGGCCTGTGTGAAAAAGTATTTGCCCCCATAGTTACTAATTCCCACTAATTTCTGTGAGTTAATACACACTAAACACACCGGCTGtttgtcctccagacagaagAGTTTGAGTTTCTCACTGTGTAAACTGCAGATCTCCTAAGATCCTGATGAACTAACCTCATTTCTTTCCTTCAGGAGCAACTCGCACAGGTTTTTTAACACTAGATTAACTGGAGGATCATCTTTTGAGGATCTTCT encodes:
- the LOC113070969 gene encoding zinc-binding protein A33-like → MMKEKLEEINTHISALSHSIRDMEEMMNASDVCFLKKFPVSMERVQISSQPDPQTPSGALIHVPRYLGNLLFRVWKKMQDIVQNTPVILDPNTAHPDLVVSDDRTSVKYSGNKQPLPDNPERFDIYDCVLASEGFNSGTHCWDVEVKESSCWSLGVTTASNRRKGRDFYNNDVWSVRYGQFEQDLERVRVYLDYDRGM